Proteins co-encoded in one Sulfurimonas sp. HSL1-2 genomic window:
- the pheT gene encoding phenylalanine--tRNA ligase subunit beta: protein MIVTRHWLNEWIDLSDITTEQLAKTFNAIGLEVDRVESFRIPEKIVVGKVAACERHPDADKLNVCQVDLGGETRQIVCGAPNVAAGQYVPVAVVGAVMPGGLEIKPVKLRGVDSAGMICSATELGLPKVNDGILVLDESIGALELGKPLSEYPLLNDDLIEIELTANRGDCLSIRGVARDLCAALDKSLKPRTAGREDENRLGIGRLLKLDVDGDVTGSVRYHAVSVEFFDDSLLMMLRLAMIDESRANAVEGCLEYAMHSTGVILRAYPVDFFRANDEKLAGIVIKRDEHGLSAVYGRECASIIGIRQEDASRLQDVRGVIVIEASYIAPDVISQKMAETKLQSGPLYYRTSRGSEPELALGSDFLFSCIEAKGEGKIYGGTLEHAEAFEPKNISIDMGYVSRIIGTEIDKSRVANILKNLGFDISKSSEEQIVVSVPRFRHDIVNRQDLIEEVVRIVGIDNIPAKPFVLTEADRIDDDYFAFRKKQTYRQRAAQSGFYESVHFVFNEREQLDALGLPSVAKELALLNPIAGTLDTLRPTLLAGLLNAASSNAKNGRKRIPLFEIGSVFDVQRRESVKMALLFAGTLNEDSLDNSGKPETVSFESFTKLAADVLGDFTLKPVTPAHKMAHPYQAAAVYQHGVKIGEMFTLHPTLQAEMDLPRTVMFEGTFDALAFERVEAKAYSKYQASHRDLSILMPQAMPYEKVSGVIESSRSGEIVRFYPVDRYTDESLGDQMSLTLRFVLQSQEKTLEEEEITAAMEGILTALQNDLGVALR, encoded by the coding sequence ATGATTGTCACACGCCACTGGCTGAACGAATGGATCGACCTTTCCGACATTACGACGGAGCAACTGGCCAAGACCTTCAATGCGATCGGTCTGGAAGTCGACAGAGTCGAATCTTTCCGGATCCCCGAAAAGATCGTCGTCGGCAAGGTCGCGGCATGCGAAAGACACCCGGACGCGGACAAGCTCAACGTCTGCCAGGTCGATCTGGGCGGTGAAACGCGCCAGATCGTCTGCGGGGCGCCCAACGTTGCTGCGGGGCAGTATGTTCCCGTCGCCGTCGTCGGCGCGGTGATGCCCGGCGGCCTGGAGATCAAACCGGTCAAACTGCGCGGTGTCGATTCCGCGGGGATGATCTGTTCCGCGACCGAACTGGGACTGCCGAAAGTGAACGACGGCATCCTCGTGCTTGACGAGAGTATCGGGGCCCTCGAGCTCGGCAAACCGCTCTCCGAGTACCCGCTGCTCAACGACGACCTGATCGAGATCGAACTGACGGCGAACCGCGGGGACTGTCTGAGCATCCGCGGGGTCGCCCGCGACCTCTGTGCAGCCCTGGACAAGAGCCTGAAGCCGCGGACCGCCGGCCGTGAAGATGAGAACCGCCTGGGCATCGGGCGTCTGCTGAAACTCGATGTCGACGGTGACGTCACCGGCAGTGTCCGCTACCATGCGGTCTCGGTCGAGTTCTTCGACGACTCGCTGCTGATGATGCTGCGCCTGGCCATGATCGACGAAAGCCGCGCCAACGCCGTCGAAGGGTGCCTCGAGTATGCGATGCACAGCACCGGCGTCATTCTCCGCGCCTACCCGGTCGATTTCTTCCGCGCCAACGACGAGAAGCTTGCCGGGATCGTCATCAAGCGCGATGAACACGGTCTGAGCGCCGTTTACGGACGCGAGTGCGCGTCCATCATCGGGATCCGCCAGGAAGATGCTTCCCGGCTCCAGGATGTCCGCGGCGTCATCGTGATCGAGGCGAGCTACATCGCGCCGGACGTCATCTCGCAGAAGATGGCGGAGACGAAACTGCAGAGCGGGCCGCTGTACTACCGCACGTCGCGCGGCAGCGAACCCGAACTCGCGCTCGGAAGCGACTTCCTGTTCAGCTGCATCGAGGCCAAAGGCGAAGGTAAAATCTACGGCGGTACCCTGGAACACGCCGAAGCCTTCGAACCGAAAAACATCAGTATCGATATGGGGTATGTCAGCCGCATTATCGGTACGGAAATCGATAAGAGCCGTGTGGCGAACATCCTGAAAAACCTCGGGTTCGACATTTCGAAGTCGAGCGAGGAACAGATCGTCGTCAGCGTACCGCGTTTCCGCCACGACATCGTCAACCGCCAGGACCTGATCGAAGAGGTCGTCCGTATCGTCGGTATCGACAATATCCCGGCGAAACCGTTTGTGCTGACCGAAGCGGACCGGATCGACGACGACTATTTCGCCTTCCGGAAAAAGCAGACCTACCGCCAGCGCGCGGCACAGAGCGGCTTCTACGAGAGTGTCCACTTCGTTTTCAACGAACGCGAGCAGCTCGATGCTCTCGGCCTTCCAAGCGTCGCGAAAGAACTGGCGCTGCTCAACCCGATCGCGGGGACCCTCGATACGCTGCGGCCGACACTGCTGGCAGGACTGCTTAATGCGGCCAGCAGCAACGCCAAGAACGGGCGCAAGCGCATCCCGCTCTTCGAGATCGGTTCGGTCTTTGACGTCCAGCGCCGTGAATCGGTCAAGATGGCGCTGCTCTTTGCGGGAACCCTTAATGAGGACAGCCTCGACAACAGCGGAAAACCCGAAACGGTCAGCTTTGAGTCCTTCACCAAGCTGGCAGCGGACGTCCTGGGGGATTTCACCCTGAAGCCCGTCACACCGGCGCACAAGATGGCCCACCCCTACCAGGCAGCGGCCGTTTACCAGCACGGCGTGAAAATAGGGGAGATGTTTACCCTGCATCCGACACTGCAAGCTGAGATGGACCTGCCGCGCACCGTCATGTTCGAAGGGACGTTTGACGCGCTGGCCTTTGAGCGGGTCGAAGCGAAAGCGTATTCAAAATACCAGGCGTCACACCGCGACCTCAGTATCCTGATGCCGCAGGCGATGCCGTACGAGAAGGTTTCGGGCGTTATCGAAAGCAGCCGCAGCGGCGAGATCGTCCGCTTCTACCCCGTCGACCGTTACACGGACGAGAGCCTGGGCGACCAGATGAGCCTGACGCTGCGTTTCGTGCTGCAGTCGCAGGAGAAGACCCTGGAAGAAGAGGAGATTACGGCGGCGATGGAAGGGATTCTTACCGCCCTCCAGAACGATCTCGGGGTAGCACTGCGATGA
- the aroA gene encoding 3-phosphoshikimate 1-carboxyvinyltransferase — MSRVRIAPAETFAFRSDRIAADKSISHRSAMFATLAEGKSVVRNFLRGEDTMNTLRIVEALGAEVEDDGDVITIVSRGIQEPGDVLDCGNSGTGMRLFCGLLASAEGHFVLTGDEYLRRRPMKRVTAPLRSIGAMLDGRNNGDLAPLSVRGGSLKAFDYKSPVASAQVKSAMILAALRADGPCYFEEPELSRDHTERMLSGMGAQIKTENLRTEVQPLTGLLQPLDIRVPADPSSAFFFAVAAAITPGSSAVIEGVTLNPTRIEAFKALERMGADIRYEVTDERYEPIGNIEVRYRPLKAIVVEENIAWLIDELPALAIAMATAEGTSEVRNAEELRVKESDRITTVMTNLQKCGIACEEFKDGYRITGGELQMAGVDSFGDHRIAMSFIVAGLRCGMEVEDVDCIQTSFPNFFELINAIGEVHHED, encoded by the coding sequence ATGAGCCGGGTCCGTATCGCGCCGGCGGAGACGTTTGCGTTCCGCAGCGACAGGATCGCGGCGGATAAATCGATTTCGCACCGCAGCGCGATGTTCGCGACCCTTGCCGAGGGCAAGAGCGTCGTCCGCAATTTCCTGCGCGGCGAAGATACGATGAACACCCTGCGCATCGTCGAAGCACTGGGGGCCGAGGTCGAGGATGACGGTGATGTCATTACCATCGTCTCGCGCGGTATTCAGGAGCCCGGCGACGTTCTGGACTGCGGCAACTCCGGTACGGGGATGCGGCTTTTCTGCGGCCTGCTCGCCTCGGCCGAGGGGCATTTCGTCCTTACAGGCGATGAATACCTCCGCCGCCGCCCGATGAAACGGGTGACGGCACCGCTGCGCAGCATCGGCGCGATGCTCGACGGCCGCAATAACGGCGACCTGGCGCCGCTGAGCGTGCGCGGCGGTTCGCTCAAAGCCTTCGATTACAAAAGCCCCGTTGCTTCGGCGCAGGTGAAGAGTGCGATGATCCTTGCCGCGCTGCGGGCCGACGGCCCCTGTTATTTCGAAGAGCCCGAGCTCAGCCGAGACCATACGGAGCGTATGCTAAGCGGGATGGGAGCACAGATCAAAACGGAGAACCTCCGTACGGAAGTGCAGCCCCTTACCGGCCTGCTGCAGCCCCTCGATATCCGGGTGCCGGCCGACCCGTCCAGCGCCTTCTTTTTTGCCGTTGCCGCGGCGATCACCCCCGGCAGCAGTGCCGTGATCGAGGGCGTCACCCTCAACCCGACCCGCATCGAGGCCTTCAAGGCGCTGGAGCGCATGGGGGCGGACATCCGCTACGAGGTGACTGACGAACGGTATGAACCCATCGGTAATATCGAGGTACGCTATCGGCCGCTCAAAGCGATCGTCGTCGAGGAGAACATTGCCTGGCTCATTGATGAACTCCCGGCGCTTGCCATTGCTATGGCGACGGCGGAGGGGACGAGCGAAGTGCGAAATGCCGAAGAGCTCCGGGTCAAGGAGAGCGACCGCATTACGACGGTGATGACGAACCTGCAAAAATGCGGCATTGCCTGTGAAGAGTTCAAAGACGGTTACCGCATTACCGGCGGCGAGCTGCAGATGGCCGGCGTCGACAGTTTCGGGGACCACCGTATTGCGATGAGCTTCATTGTCGCCGGGTTGCGCTGTGGGATGGAGGTGGAGGATGTCGACTGTATCCAGACCTCCTTTCCGAACTTTTTCGAGCTGATCAATGCGATTGGGGAAGTGCATCATGAAGATTGA
- a CDS encoding 4-hydroxy-3-methylbut-2-enyl diphosphate reductase: MKIELAENYGFCFGVKRAIKIAEENRSSATYGPLIHNAKEIDRLKKDFQVALTENLDDFKAGDTAVIRTHGIPKQELEMLYARDVNVVDATCPYVTKPQQICEEMSEQGYDIVIFGDEAHPEIRGVKSYAKHGAYVVMSVEELEQIRFKEKIAVVAQTTRKVEEFLKIVNYLIPRYKEVRVFNTICNATFENQDAVRDLSKRADVMIIIGGKNSSNTKQLQSIAQEYCPDSYHIEGPDDIDDSWFIGKEYCGISAGASTPDWIIQQVIERIKKRH; the protein is encoded by the coding sequence ATGAAGATTGAACTGGCTGAGAATTACGGCTTCTGTTTCGGGGTCAAACGCGCGATCAAGATCGCCGAGGAGAACCGCAGTTCCGCGACCTACGGGCCGCTGATCCATAACGCCAAGGAGATCGACCGCCTCAAGAAGGATTTCCAGGTTGCATTGACGGAGAACCTGGACGATTTCAAAGCGGGTGACACGGCGGTCATCCGGACGCACGGCATTCCGAAGCAGGAGCTAGAGATGCTCTATGCGCGTGATGTCAACGTCGTCGACGCCACCTGCCCCTATGTGACCAAACCGCAGCAGATCTGCGAGGAGATGAGCGAGCAGGGGTATGACATCGTCATTTTCGGCGACGAAGCCCACCCGGAGATCCGGGGGGTAAAGAGCTATGCCAAGCACGGCGCCTATGTCGTCATGAGTGTCGAGGAGCTCGAACAGATCCGCTTCAAAGAGAAGATCGCCGTTGTGGCCCAGACGACGCGCAAGGTCGAAGAGTTTCTCAAGATCGTCAACTACCTGATCCCGCGCTACAAGGAGGTCAGGGTCTTCAACACGATCTGCAACGCAACCTTCGAAAACCAGGACGCGGTGCGGGACCTCTCAAAAAGGGCCGATGTGATGATCATCATCGGCGGGAAAAACTCCTCCAACACGAAACAGCTGCAGAGCATCGCCCAGGAGTACTGCCCGGATAGCTACCATATCGAAGGGCCCGACGATATAGACGACAGCTGGTTCATAGGCAAAGAGTATTGCGGTATCAGCGCCGGTGCCTCCACCCCGGATTGGATCATTCAGCAGGTGATCGAACGGATCAAAAAAAGGCACTAG
- a CDS encoding 30S ribosomal protein S1, with protein MAFDNEAFEEENFAEMLEASFQEQESNRITEGEIVAIQEDDNRALVGVGEKLEGIISLDEIRDEAGNLLFNVGDKITVMVTGHYNERPKISYRKVLEQQKTMEFVEAHKEDFEDVIIEGTVTKKNRGGYVIEADGVSFFMPRSLAAFKESDNVLGRKVKAQVIKLDPEDNSIVVSRRKLFNEERKRKKEIIDQLMEEGTVVEGVIKKITSYGMFVDVGGVDGLVHYNEISYKGPVNPSKLYSEGDKVNVKAIAYDKDKRHLSLSIKAVQPDPWKEIEDELEAGDTITVTVSNIEPYGAFVDLGNDIEGFLHISEITWDKNIKNPKDYLTVGSDIDVEVIDVDPDKHKLRVSLKRLLPKPFDEFAKKFKEGDIVTGTVTSLTDFGAFVKIAGVEGLLHNQDTTWEKGVKAKDLFKAGEEVEVKIAKINRDDQKISLNRKMLEESPVEKFASSHRVNDIVKGTVRDVKDFGVFISLVDGVDALIRNEDLEPLKAEELEKGQEIEAAIVAIDAKRDRIRLSVRKLDRLHDQKILDKLNEEDGSNSLGDLIKDQLKK; from the coding sequence ATGGCTTTCGATAACGAAGCATTTGAAGAAGAAAATTTCGCCGAGATGCTGGAGGCTTCTTTCCAGGAGCAAGAATCAAATCGCATCACTGAAGGTGAAATTGTCGCAATCCAGGAAGACGATAATCGCGCGCTCGTCGGAGTGGGAGAAAAACTGGAAGGTATCATCAGTCTTGATGAGATCAGGGATGAAGCGGGTAATCTGCTTTTCAACGTCGGTGACAAAATCACGGTTATGGTAACGGGACACTACAACGAGCGTCCGAAAATCTCCTACCGCAAAGTCCTCGAGCAGCAGAAAACGATGGAGTTCGTCGAAGCGCACAAAGAGGATTTCGAAGATGTGATCATCGAAGGAACCGTGACCAAGAAGAACCGCGGCGGCTATGTTATCGAAGCGGACGGCGTCAGCTTCTTTATGCCGCGTTCACTCGCAGCCTTCAAAGAGAGCGACAACGTTCTCGGCCGCAAAGTCAAAGCACAGGTCATCAAGCTTGATCCGGAAGACAACTCCATCGTCGTTTCCCGCCGCAAACTCTTCAACGAAGAGCGCAAGCGCAAGAAAGAGATCATCGACCAGCTGATGGAAGAGGGTACGGTCGTTGAAGGTGTCATCAAGAAGATCACCAGCTACGGTATGTTTGTAGACGTCGGCGGTGTCGACGGTCTGGTCCACTACAACGAGATCAGCTACAAAGGGCCGGTCAACCCGTCCAAACTCTACAGCGAAGGCGACAAAGTCAACGTTAAAGCCATTGCCTACGATAAAGACAAGCGCCACCTCTCCCTCTCCATCAAAGCGGTCCAGCCGGATCCGTGGAAAGAGATCGAGGATGAACTCGAAGCGGGCGATACCATCACCGTTACTGTCAGCAACATCGAGCCGTACGGTGCCTTTGTTGACCTTGGAAACGATATCGAAGGCTTCCTCCATATCTCCGAGATCACCTGGGACAAGAACATCAAGAACCCGAAAGACTACCTGACCGTCGGCAGCGATATCGATGTTGAAGTGATCGACGTTGATCCGGACAAGCACAAACTGCGTGTCTCCCTTAAACGCCTCCTTCCGAAGCCGTTTGACGAGTTCGCGAAGAAATTCAAAGAGGGTGACATCGTTACCGGTACAGTCACATCCCTGACTGACTTCGGTGCGTTCGTCAAGATTGCCGGCGTCGAAGGCCTCCTGCACAACCAGGATACGACGTGGGAAAAAGGTGTCAAAGCCAAAGACCTCTTCAAAGCCGGCGAGGAAGTGGAAGTCAAGATCGCGAAGATCAACCGTGACGATCAGAAGATCTCCCTCAACCGCAAGATGCTCGAAGAGAGCCCGGTCGAGAAGTTCGCATCTTCCCACCGCGTCAACGACATCGTCAAAGGTACGGTCCGTGACGTGAAAGATTTCGGTGTCTTCATCTCCCTCGTTGACGGTGTCGATGCATTGATCCGCAACGAAGACCTCGAGCCGCTCAAGGCCGAAGAACTGGAAAAAGGGCAGGAGATCGAAGCGGCTATCGTTGCGATCGATGCCAAGCGTGATCGTATCCGCCTCTCTGTCCGCAAACTCGACAGACTGCACGATCAGAAAATCCTCGACAAGCTCAACGAAGAGGACGGATCCAACAGCCTCGGCGATCTGATCAAAGACCAACTCAAAAAATAA
- the serA gene encoding phosphoglycerate dehydrogenase — translation MEKYKVVVCDHIHEAGLEMLQNDPQIDYVFAADVDKTALLDVIADADVTITRSSTDVDDKFIAAAKKMKAIVRAGVGVDNVDIEGCSKEGIIVMNVPTANTIAAVELTMAHMLSCMRMFPYSHDHLKNQRIWKREKWYGYELKGKKLGVIGFGNIGSRVGTRCKAFEMDVIAYDPYIPASKATDLGVKYTENFDDILACDVITIHTPKNQETIDIIGAEEIAKMKDGVVLINCARGGLYNEEALYDGLKSGKVRFAGIDVFKKEPATDHPLLDLDNIVVSPHLGANTFESQYNIGTQAAQQAIEAAKGIAYPNAFNLPIDETKIPAFVKPFLELGQKIGFMASELNRAPIVSIKVSAQGDIAEYLDSLSTFVTVGALADKTGDTINYVNASFIAEQKGIKIETSAELSSSAYKNLISVKVTTDKRVVDIDATIFEEGVQRIVEVNGFDLDVEPKGNFILFKNTDVPGVIGKVGTLLAENSVNIADFRLGRNNSGEALAVIITDTPVKDTALAKLAALEECISVDAVRL, via the coding sequence ATGGAAAAATATAAAGTAGTCGTATGTGACCACATTCACGAAGCCGGGCTCGAGATGCTTCAGAACGATCCGCAGATCGATTACGTGTTTGCTGCCGATGTCGACAAAACGGCGCTGCTTGATGTGATTGCGGACGCCGACGTTACGATTACACGTTCCTCAACCGATGTTGACGACAAATTCATCGCTGCCGCCAAGAAGATGAAAGCGATCGTGCGCGCCGGCGTCGGGGTTGACAACGTCGATATTGAAGGCTGCTCCAAAGAGGGTATTATCGTTATGAACGTCCCGACGGCCAACACGATTGCCGCGGTTGAGCTGACGATGGCCCATATGCTCTCCTGTATGCGTATGTTCCCCTACTCACACGACCATCTTAAAAACCAGCGTATCTGGAAACGCGAGAAGTGGTACGGCTACGAACTCAAAGGCAAAAAGCTCGGTGTCATCGGCTTCGGTAACATCGGCAGCCGCGTCGGGACGCGCTGTAAGGCATTCGAGATGGACGTCATCGCATACGACCCGTATATCCCGGCGTCAAAAGCGACAGACCTCGGCGTGAAATACACCGAGAACTTCGACGATATCCTTGCCTGTGACGTCATTACGATCCACACGCCGAAAAACCAGGAGACGATCGACATCATCGGTGCCGAGGAGATCGCCAAGATGAAAGACGGCGTTGTGCTCATCAACTGTGCACGCGGCGGTCTGTACAATGAAGAAGCACTCTACGACGGCCTGAAGTCCGGCAAGGTCCGTTTCGCCGGCATCGACGTCTTCAAAAAAGAGCCTGCGACTGACCACCCGCTGCTTGACCTCGACAACATCGTCGTCTCCCCGCACCTGGGTGCGAATACCTTCGAATCCCAGTACAACATCGGAACGCAGGCAGCGCAGCAGGCGATCGAGGCAGCGAAGGGCATTGCCTACCCGAACGCCTTCAACCTGCCGATCGACGAAACGAAGATCCCGGCATTCGTCAAACCGTTCCTGGAACTCGGACAGAAGATCGGTTTCATGGCCAGCGAGCTCAACCGCGCGCCGATCGTTTCCATCAAGGTCAGCGCCCAGGGCGATATCGCCGAGTATCTTGACTCACTGAGCACCTTCGTCACCGTCGGTGCCCTGGCGGACAAGACGGGTGACACCATCAACTACGTCAACGCCTCGTTCATTGCGGAGCAGAAGGGGATCAAGATCGAGACCTCTGCGGAACTCTCCAGCAGCGCCTACAAGAACCTTATTTCCGTCAAGGTGACGACGGACAAGCGTGTCGTCGACATCGACGCGACGATCTTCGAAGAGGGCGTACAGCGCATCGTCGAGGTCAACGGTTTCGACCTCGACGTCGAGCCGAAGGGGAACTTCATCCTCTTTAAAAATACCGATGTCCCGGGCGTTATCGGTAAAGTCGGTACACTTCTGGCGGAAAACAGCGTCAACATCGCGGACTTCCGTCTGGGCCGCAATAACAGCGGCGAAGCCCTGGCCGTCATTATCACGGACACCCCGGTCAAAGATACGGCACTCGCCAAGCTGGCTGCCCTCGAAGAGTGCATCAGCGTCGACGCCGTCCGCCTCTAA
- a CDS encoding DUF2461 domain-containing protein — protein sequence MFSHFPAGTLPFLAELQRNNTKAWFDANKMLYHELVLEPSRAFVEEMGEHLMALVPTINAVPKVNGSLFRIYRDQRFHFDEPPLKDHIGIVFWQGSGKRMQSSAFYLHFDPRTLFVATGLRRFKPAMLSAYRAYLKSETRRRELQQILDGLTEKGYRLPEKRYKRFPPGFDKQIPFAELALYDSLYAYTETDAALITSDKLLDTLYAHYEAMLPLQQWVYELTLYAAENG from the coding sequence GTGTTCTCGCACTTTCCCGCAGGAACCCTCCCTTTTTTAGCCGAACTCCAGCGCAATAACACCAAAGCATGGTTTGACGCCAACAAGATGCTCTACCATGAACTCGTCCTCGAGCCCAGCCGTGCCTTCGTCGAAGAGATGGGCGAACACCTTATGGCCCTCGTGCCGACGATCAATGCCGTACCGAAAGTCAACGGCTCGCTCTTCCGCATCTACCGCGACCAGCGTTTTCATTTCGACGAGCCGCCGCTCAAGGACCACATCGGGATTGTCTTCTGGCAGGGGAGCGGGAAGCGGATGCAGAGCAGCGCTTTTTACCTCCATTTCGATCCGAGGACGCTCTTCGTCGCGACGGGACTGCGCCGTTTCAAACCGGCGATGCTCTCAGCCTACCGCGCCTACCTCAAATCCGAAACGCGTCGCCGAGAACTGCAGCAGATCCTTGACGGTTTGACGGAGAAGGGGTATCGGCTTCCCGAGAAGCGCTATAAACGTTTCCCGCCCGGTTTCGACAAGCAGATACCGTTTGCGGAGCTTGCCCTTTACGATTCACTGTACGCCTATACGGAGACTGATGCCGCGCTGATCACATCAGACAAACTGCTCGATACCCTCTATGCCCATTACGAAGCGATGCTCCCGCTGCAGCAATGGGTGTACGAACTGACGCTCTACGCGGCGGAAAACGGCTGA
- a CDS encoding AraC family transcriptional regulator, with translation MGAPLPLYTIEQTINTYKYLFKPNPTFGMDFYAEDFEAKDVVLLLDDIAPSHGIPLRFDYYALFLRLKGETIRTVNHFDYTIRPQALQLVSPGSIYAFRDISEESKTYVLLFDKAFIEEENLSQETLEPLFVFHRIHQNDVVLDTSSYAQVLSLFEQLSYELRQKKEDYKSMAKMLITQLLFLLRREKQNAGLPQNLTRAEQLSAEFLVLIEEHFWQRKSVQSYAELMGITPKHLSETVKATLKHTALSYIHLRIIKEIQYLLCFGNMSIKQIAYALNFESPSQLGRFFKNHEGICPKEYRLRNRIEYPALMAGKKW, from the coding sequence ATGGGAGCCCCGCTTCCGCTTTATACGATCGAACAGACGATCAATACCTACAAATACCTTTTCAAACCCAACCCGACCTTCGGCATGGATTTCTACGCCGAGGACTTCGAAGCCAAGGATGTCGTGCTGCTGCTCGATGACATCGCCCCGAGCCACGGCATCCCGCTGCGTTTCGACTACTACGCGCTCTTTCTCCGGCTGAAAGGGGAGACGATCCGGACCGTCAACCACTTCGACTATACCATCCGGCCGCAGGCGCTGCAGCTTGTCTCCCCCGGCTCCATCTACGCCTTCAGGGACATCTCGGAAGAGTCGAAAACCTATGTGCTGCTGTTCGACAAGGCGTTCATTGAAGAGGAGAACCTCTCCCAAGAGACCCTTGAACCCCTCTTCGTTTTTCACCGTATCCACCAGAATGACGTCGTGCTCGACACCTCAAGCTACGCACAGGTCCTTTCACTCTTCGAACAGCTCAGTTACGAACTGCGACAGAAAAAAGAGGATTATAAAAGTATGGCCAAGATGCTCATCACCCAGCTGCTCTTCCTGCTAAGGCGTGAGAAGCAGAACGCGGGCCTGCCCCAGAACCTGACCCGGGCCGAACAGCTCAGTGCCGAATTCCTGGTGCTGATCGAAGAGCACTTCTGGCAGCGCAAAAGCGTGCAGTCCTATGCCGAGCTCATGGGGATCACGCCAAAGCATCTCAGTGAAACCGTCAAGGCGACCCTGAAACACACAGCGCTCTCCTACATCCACCTGCGTATCATCAAGGAGATCCAGTACCTGCTCTGTTTCGGCAACATGTCCATCAAGCAGATTGCCTACGCCCTCAACTTCGAAAGCCCCTCACAGCTGGGACGCTTTTTCAAAAACCATGAAGGGATCTGTCCGAAGGAGTACCGTCTGAGGAACCGGATAGAGTACCCTGCGCTGATGGCGGGGAAAAAATGGTAG
- a CDS encoding cupin domain-containing protein: MVTSMRTVTAMLLVSAVTGLFSAATAGEPALAYKYDDKQLQWGPCPAFLGEGCGIAVLHGDPATPRTDVFFKVPGDYKIPHHWHTSAERMILVSGNMTVQYDGQKPVLIETGMYAFGPEKHPHVAYCEKGDPCVLFIAFNEPIDAFEIMKASE; encoded by the coding sequence ATGGTGACATCTATGCGAACGGTGACGGCGATGCTGCTGGTATCTGCCGTAACGGGCCTCTTTTCGGCAGCGACGGCCGGAGAACCGGCATTGGCTTATAAATATGACGACAAACAGCTGCAATGGGGTCCCTGTCCCGCATTTTTGGGAGAGGGGTGCGGCATCGCGGTCCTGCACGGTGATCCGGCGACACCGCGGACCGACGTCTTTTTCAAAGTACCGGGCGATTACAAGATCCCGCACCACTGGCATACGTCGGCGGAACGGATGATCCTCGTTTCGGGCAATATGACTGTCCAGTATGACGGCCAGAAACCCGTGCTGATTGAAACCGGCATGTACGCATTCGGTCCTGAGAAACATCCTCATGTCGCCTACTGTGAAAAAGGGGACCCCTGTGTGCTCTTTATCGCGTTCAACGAACCGATTGATGCGTTTGAGATTATGAAGGCCTCTGAATAG
- a CDS encoding DUF2238 domain-containing protein codes for MPRDEEYSYAHNRYLLLLSLLFALEFTLLAFSPYDRHDWLLENVLVLLAVLFFATTYKTFPLSRISLTLIFLFLYLHEVGAHYTYAEVPYEAWGQSLFGISLNGLFGWERNNFDRVVHFLYGLLLAYPLREFFLRVVDVKGFWGYFFPLLVTMASSMLYELVEWGAAVYFGGELGMAYLGTQGDVWDAHKDMLFATIGALLAMLLTAAINAALQKDFGREWMHSFRVKHKLPLGENVLMRLWRQRRRK; via the coding sequence ATGCCACGGGATGAGGAGTACAGCTACGCCCATAACCGCTACCTTCTGCTTCTCTCCCTGCTCTTCGCACTGGAGTTCACCCTCCTGGCATTTTCCCCCTACGACCGTCACGACTGGCTGCTGGAAAACGTGCTGGTCCTGCTGGCCGTGCTCTTTTTTGCCACGACCTACAAAACGTTCCCCCTCTCGCGCATCTCACTGACCCTGATTTTTCTATTTCTCTACCTGCACGAAGTCGGTGCCCACTACACCTATGCAGAGGTCCCCTACGAGGCGTGGGGACAATCCCTCTTCGGTATTTCGCTGAACGGGCTCTTCGGCTGGGAACGCAACAACTTTGACCGGGTCGTCCATTTTCTCTACGGGCTGCTGCTGGCCTATCCGCTGCGGGAGTTTTTTTTGCGGGTAGTCGACGTCAAAGGGTTCTGGGGTTACTTTTTCCCACTCCTGGTCACAATGGCAAGTTCCATGCTGTACGAGCTGGTTGAATGGGGCGCTGCCGTCTATTTCGGCGGGGAGCTCGGTATGGCCTACCTCGGCACGCAGGGGGATGTCTGGGATGCCCACAAGGATATGCTGTTCGCGACCATCGGCGCCCTCCTGGCCATGCTCCTCACCGCGGCCATCAACGCCGCCCTGCAGAAGGATTTCGGCCGGGAGTGGATGCACAGCTTCCGGGTCAAGCATAAGCTCCCGCTGGGCGAAAACGTCCTGATGCGCCTCTGGCGGCAGCGCCGCCGGAAGTAG